A window from Ovis canadensis isolate MfBH-ARS-UI-01 breed Bighorn chromosome 26, ARS-UI_OviCan_v2, whole genome shotgun sequence encodes these proteins:
- the LOC138430870 gene encoding beta-defensin 2, which yields MRLHHLLLVLFFVVLSAGSGFTQGVTDSLSCRWKKGICVLTRCPRTMRQIGTCFGPPVKCCRLK from the exons ATGAGGCTCCATCACCTGCTCCTCGTGCTCTTCTTCGTGGTCCTGTCTGCTGGGTCAG GATTTACTCAAGGAGTAACAGATAGTCTAAGCTGCCGTTGGAAGAAAGGCATCTGTGTGCTGACCAGGTGCCCTCGAACCATGAGACAGATTGGCACCTGTTTCGGGCCCCCAGTAAAATGCTGCAGACTGAAGTAA